The region TTTGTTTAAGCCAAAATACATCCTTTTACCAGACAAGACAAGAACAATAACAAACAACATTTAGGTATAGAAGTCTTAAGTAATACAAATTCTTAGTAACTAGTATTGCACTTTTCATGTGGTTTTACAACAACATTTTTGGATACAACAAAGTTTCAATATGTAGTGActgtaaatataaacaatgtaaAATTACAATTCAAAGTAAATagttattaacaaaaaaaaggtattaaataaataataacaatacatgtAGTAACAATGGTTTACAAATACAAACAAGAAACCCATAAtgcattatttatattttcaagtaCATGTGCAGTGACCTATTagtttttaaatttctgtgtcatttgatctcttgttgagagttgtctcattgacaatctgaaataccacattttctttattatatGTCAGTGTTTttagttaaaaattatttttgctttaaaaatggATGTTATAGGTGACTGTGATAAatctaaaatatagtaatacaaaaATTGTGGGCGACACATACTCATTGTATTACACCGAATATACATACCGTACATGTAATTCCAAGATATGCAAATATTATCATTTCAACAAGTGAAAATGCAACTTTGaagaaaataggaaaaaaattacgtgaaaattaaaaaaaaaaaaaaaaacaacagtgcGATTTTGGAAACAAGCATCATAACAGATGGAATACAGGATAACAATAGAAAAGTAATGGTTTTCAGATGATCAGATAAGTTTTGCTGCATAATGGATCTAGAAATATATATTTGCATATAAACGTATCTTAATAATGAAACAAAGTGTCACAATATCTTTAAAGCTGCTAAATCTTAGAAGCAGCCTTGGAAGCTCATCTAGAACCACATTAGGAGTCTACCTCATGCAAAAACTTTCTGCACATTTTATACTTGAAATTTACTTTATTTCAAGTTGGAATTGTGAACATTAAGGgcaattgcaataaaaaaaacaagtttatgatttttatgaaataaagacTGAAATGAATCTTGCAATTTGCTAAACGTTTAAGTTTTGGGTTATTGCTCATTTGTAATCCCATTTACTCAAAGTACAGAACACAAGAAAGAACTATGAATATGTTTGCCGAAAGGGTTTAAATGGGAGCatgcacattaaaaaaaataatgatctaAAAAGCATCatgtggtccgagaccacaattatttcgtagtgcatttcttttagaagataaatgaaaattaaaaaaatcccacctgcgctttctcaatgaaatttttacagtgtgttgtactacttttgggacaaattatatcaaaattatagaaaacttcattggctctaactcaaaatatggacaattttatgtttagggcgtcttgaaatcttttgacagcttccgtggtaattttcaacctttttcacctggaccaaatcactactttcctttaaaattctgaacccaaatttttttacagtgtaatttcaccccctttcttgcaatttgaggcattaaacatggagaaataaatttggaagacgtataaaaattaatggcaagtaacccactgtcaacactagggactatatttgtgaacaacgaaaatcaagggatgacaattgtggtctcggaccatgtGTAGTGATCCAACTATTTGATACactttttatattgtaaacaaaaattatttcaatcatgaTCATTCCTAAAAACTCTCTAATTATGTTAATTAGAATCATATTCATACTCCTATCACTTTGTACACTGAGgataatcaacaacaaaaaacaagtgAAAAACTACCCTGCAAATTCCACATGATCATAcagttttaaggtggtacctaacactacagggagataactctgtaaagtcagctaaacgtttaatTACGCCGTGTTGTAgaagaaatattaagcttctcaatgatcaaaattggtgtttgtcaaattgctatattaaaccagtgtaatttttctgacaaaacggttggttcaaatttttaattttttttatatttttgttaaagtgtcaaagaaAATACTTTcagaaaattttatgaaaattaaacgagccaaattaattttagtgaaagtgttgggtaccaccttaaatgagtcattattttgtcataatttgaactttacaaaatgaaaatgcaaataaaaaataaataaagcaaataTACAACCCAAAGcactatatacatataaatataaccaaaattgcaaaattgtatataaatcaaatgaaagaCAATAGTGTGTTGAAAACATTTCCAACATATGGCCTAACTCGAACACATTTCTATTTGCTAAATTTTTGAGCCTGTAAGCTGTTAGTACTTTacatgtgtatataaaaaaaaaagatttcaaaataaaatcttaCAAGTCTTGAATAGGAATATCAAAGGTTTAATAAATGCAAACATTAAAAGAGTAAtaaaggtggtacataacactacaggaagataactctgtaaaaaccATCTGAACTCAGAACATTTTAATCAGGttttattgttaaggaaatattaagcttctctaTGTAAAAATAAGTGttctcaaactgctatatatccaacgGAATTTTTCCAATAAAGtgtttggttcaaatttttgaaatctttatatttttgttaaaggtgatcaaaataaataatttttcaaaatttaataaaattaaatgagccaaattaatcTTATTCAAGGTGTTTGTTACCACCTTCATGGTCTACTATCCACATGTTTACATTTAATTAATTTCATCCAATATAATGTGTGAGTTAATAtctttatgtaaacaaaatatttaaaatttatcttaGACATTTTGGATATTGTAATCATTGaaagttttcaaaatgttttttaaactgATTTGACTTGTGTCAATGCATatacaaaattgttgttttcttttaatatgaTAGAACCTGTGTGATATAGCTATAGTCATTTTTAATGCTTTCACAATGGAAAATCTAAAAGCCAAGAATAAATTTAGTTACTATATATAAACTAGACAAAAACAATATGAAAGTTTCTAGGTGAATTTCAAACATAAAGCTCATTGTTGAGAAAATCTTTGTTTATTATAGCCCTTATACATCCAAAACACCAACGTGCAGAGGGCATTTCAAGGTCATTAAACAGGTCATTGGTATCTCCTTTGTCATGGATATCAGCAACCATGATATTTTTGAGAATGGTGTTGTCTGGAGTCTTGCCTCCCACTAGTAAGATGTGCCCACGATACTGCACAACTTCAAAATGATGCTGACTAAAGTTTGGTAGTTTACAAACAAGTTTCCCATGGCAGGTAGTTGGTGCATTTGGTGGTTCAATGACATTGCTGTCTGATCCACTTGAACTTGTCCGTAATCTTCTTGCCTGGAACTTGGTGATAATGTTCAATGACGAATCACAAAATTGTATCACTCTCCCATCAGGAGCCATGACATAAACTGCAGTGTCTAGTGCAAAAGTTCTGGTCAATCTGCAAGAAAATGGCAAATCTCCACAAACTGTTACAGTATGGTGTCGTGTGTGTCAAAACATTGCACAGACATGGTGTCTTTGTCTGACTCTATAATTCCACCAAAAACGTAAATCTTTTCTCCAATGGCTGCAGCAGATGTTGACCTCACACCTAAGGGGAGATCACCCACTGTTGTCCACTTATTAGTCAGCAGGTTGTATTCCTCTATGTTTGTCATGGCGGGTATGACACCATCCCTTCCCCCCAGAACAAAGATGGAGTTGTTTACTGACACCATCACATGACCACATCTACCATTGGTCATCTGAGGACACACCTTCCATTTGTTCTTGTGTGTCTTGTATTCGGCTAGTCCTTGAAGTTTCAGCCACCCCCCTGATACAAATATACTGCTACCGTATGTACATGTAGCAAACTCATAACCTGGATCATAAGGCAGGGATGGCAGGTTAAACCATTTCTCCTGCTGAAAACTGTAACATAATACCTCCTTTGTTGTCTGGTACCTAAAAATGGAAGGAAGATAAAAACAGATAGATTACAAATATGAAAATTCATTCTAATAGTTTGATtcatcaaaaaaaaattttggaaaCACTTTGATTAATTTGGTCCTGTTTGGTTTATCAG is a window of Mytilus edulis unplaced genomic scaffold, xbMytEdul2.2 SCAFFOLD_1185, whole genome shotgun sequence DNA encoding:
- the LOC139507241 gene encoding LOW QUALITY PROTEIN: kelch-like protein 24 (The sequence of the model RefSeq protein was modified relative to this genomic sequence to represent the inferred CDS: inserted 1 base in 1 codon; deleted 3 bases in 2 codons), yielding MLYLDTLTDGLDNLLSTGQHSDIEVIVDDRSFHCHKVILSAMSPYFEAMFSHDMRENRDGVVKLYDIEADIFEKILQFLYTGKDVVSEENAEMIFRAASLMQIPCLQATCADFLLTQVSPDNCIGIWKIAQAHNCEKLKQTSFMFILENFQVISTTEDFLNLDLDELVGIINSDHLITQSEELVCDIAMEWINHDKESRQNSAGKILEVLRLPLLSASYLCHTFESNQYLQNDPECKTVIQEAMKYHTCPTKRQDFTSHRSTHRYNSKTNDCIIIXGGLLSTTPRYQTTKEVLCYSFQQEKWFNLPSLPYDPGYEFATCTYGSSIFVSGGWLKLQGLAEYKTHKNKWKVCPQMTNGRCGHVMVSVNNSIFVLGGRDGVIPAMTNIEEYNLLTNKWTTVGDLPLGVRSTSAAAIGEKIYVFGGIIESDKDTMSVQCFDTRHHTVTVCGDLPFSCRLTRTFALDTAVYVMAPDGRVIQFCDSSLNIITKFQARRLRTSSSGSDSNVIEPPNAPTTCHGKLVCKLPNFSQHHFEVVQYRGHILLVGGKTPDNTILKNIMVADIHDKGDTNDLFNDLEMPSARWCFGCIRAIINKDFLNNELYV